Proteins from one Bacteroides mediterraneensis genomic window:
- the thiH gene encoding 2-iminoacetate synthase ThiH, giving the protein MFSDELEKISWEETTKAIYSKTEADVIRALGKSRCDVDDFMALISPAAEKFLEPMARLSKKYTEERFGRTISMFIPLYITNSCTNSCVYCGFHISNPMARTILTPEEIENEYKAIKKLAPFENLLIVTGENPAKAGVPYLAKALDLAKPYFSNLKIEVMPLKTEEYAELVHHGLNGVICFQETYNKARYNVYHPRGMKSKFEWRVNGFDRMGQAGVHSIGMGVLIGLEDWRTDVTMMAYHLRYLQKHYWKTKYSVNFPRMRPAENEGFQPNVIMSDKELAQVTFAMRIFDHDVDISYSTREPANIRDHMATLGVTTMSAESKTEPGGYYTYPQALEQFHVSDERTAVEVEKALKAVGREPVWKDWDASFDHMAQTFAQAAPAR; this is encoded by the coding sequence ATGTTTAGTGACGAATTAGAAAAAATAAGCTGGGAGGAGACGACCAAGGCCATCTACTCCAAAACCGAGGCCGACGTGATACGGGCACTCGGAAAATCACGGTGCGACGTAGACGACTTCATGGCACTCATCTCGCCGGCTGCCGAAAAGTTTCTCGAACCCATGGCACGCCTCAGCAAGAAATATACCGAAGAACGGTTCGGACGTACCATCTCCATGTTTATTCCGCTCTATATCACCAACTCGTGTACCAACTCGTGCGTGTACTGCGGCTTCCACATCAGCAACCCGATGGCCCGCACCATCCTCACACCGGAGGAAATCGAAAACGAGTACAAGGCCATCAAGAAGCTGGCTCCGTTTGAGAACCTGCTGATTGTGACGGGCGAAAACCCGGCCAAGGCGGGTGTGCCTTACCTGGCCAAAGCACTCGACCTGGCCAAACCGTATTTCTCCAACCTGAAGATTGAGGTGATGCCGCTCAAGACGGAAGAGTATGCCGAACTGGTGCACCACGGACTGAACGGTGTCATCTGTTTCCAGGAAACGTACAACAAGGCCCGCTACAACGTGTACCATCCGCGCGGCATGAAATCGAAGTTCGAATGGCGTGTCAACGGATTCGACCGCATGGGACAGGCCGGCGTACACTCCATCGGCATGGGCGTGCTCATCGGACTGGAGGACTGGCGTACGGACGTGACCATGATGGCTTACCACCTGCGCTACCTGCAGAAACATTACTGGAAGACGAAATACAGCGTGAACTTCCCGCGCATGCGTCCGGCCGAGAACGAGGGTTTCCAGCCCAACGTCATCATGAGCGACAAGGAACTGGCACAGGTGACTTTCGCCATGCGTATCTTCGACCACGACGTGGACATCTCCTACTCTACGCGTGAACCGGCAAACATCCGCGACCACATGGCTACGCTGGGTGTCACCACCATGAGTGCCGAGAGCAAGACGGAACCGGGTGGTTACTACACCTATCCGCAGGCCCTGGAGCAGTTCCACGTGAGCGACGAACGTACCGCCGTGGAAGTGGAGAAGGCCCTGAAGGCCGTGGGACGCGAACCGGTATGGAAAGACTGGGACGCTTCGTTCGACCACATGGCACAGACCTTTGCCCAGGCGGCTCCGGCCCGCTGA
- a CDS encoding four helix bundle protein, translated as MKNDSVINRKATEFALRIIKAYQFLTTEKNEYVMSKQLLRSGTAIGALIREAEFAESKNDFAHKLHIALKEANETDYWLLLLSESNYIEKTAYDSIQSDCTELIKLLVSIIKTAKSNS; from the coding sequence ATGAAGAACGACAGCGTCATCAACCGGAAAGCGACGGAGTTTGCCTTGCGCATCATCAAGGCATACCAGTTTCTCACCACCGAGAAGAACGAGTATGTCATGTCCAAACAACTGCTGCGTAGCGGCACGGCCATAGGAGCGCTGATACGGGAAGCCGAGTTTGCCGAAAGCAAGAATGATTTCGCCCACAAACTGCACATCGCGCTGAAAGAAGCCAACGAGACCGACTACTGGCTCCTGCTGTTGTCGGAATCCAACTACATCGAGAAAACAGCGTACGATTCCATCCAGTCGGACTGTACCGAACTCATCAAACTGCTGGTCAGTATCATCAAAACCGCCAAGTCCAATTCATAA
- the thiC gene encoding phosphomethylpyrimidine synthase ThiC, with product MEKEKDPKAYAHAEKAYMQGTLFPFIKVGMQKVNLTPTVTVVDGKKVMTPNDPVYVYDTSGPFSDPNIQIDLKKGLPRMRESWITSRGDVEQLPSITSEYGKMRRDDPSLDHLRFEHIALPYRAKEGHSSTQMYYAKQGIITPEMEYVAIRENMNCKELGIDTYITPEFVRDEIAAGRAVLPANINHPESEPMIIGRNFLVKINTNIGNSATTSSIDEEVDKAVWSCKWGGDTLMDLSTGANIHETREWIVRNCPVPVGTVPIYQALEKVNGKVEDLTWEIYRDTLIEQCEQGVDYFTIHAGIRRHNVHLADKRLCGIVSRGGSIMSKWCLIHDQESFLYEHFDDICDILAQYDVAVSLGDGLRPGCIADANDEAQFAELDTMGELVTRAWAKNVQAFIEGPGHVPLHKIRENMERQISHCHNAPFYTLGPLVTDIAPGYDHITSAIGAAQIGWLGTAMLCYVTPKEHLGLPNREDVRTGVITYKIAAHAADLAKGHPGAQIRDNALSKARYEFRWRDQFHLSLDPDRALEYFNEGRHTDGEYCTMCGPNFCAMKLSRDLKTINNE from the coding sequence ATGGAAAAAGAAAAAGACCCAAAAGCATACGCCCATGCCGAGAAAGCCTACATGCAGGGCACCTTATTCCCCTTCATCAAGGTAGGCATGCAGAAAGTGAACCTCACCCCCACGGTGACCGTAGTCGACGGAAAGAAGGTAATGACCCCCAACGACCCGGTGTACGTGTACGATACCAGCGGTCCGTTCAGCGACCCGAACATCCAGATTGACCTGAAGAAAGGACTTCCGCGCATGCGCGAGAGCTGGATTACTTCCCGCGGCGACGTGGAACAGCTGCCGTCCATCACCTCGGAATACGGCAAGATGCGCCGCGACGATCCCTCGCTCGACCACCTGCGCTTTGAGCACATCGCCCTGCCCTACCGCGCCAAGGAAGGCCACAGCAGCACGCAGATGTACTACGCCAAACAGGGCATCATCACCCCGGAAATGGAATACGTGGCCATCCGTGAGAACATGAACTGCAAGGAGCTGGGCATCGACACCTACATCACGCCGGAGTTCGTGCGCGATGAGATTGCCGCCGGACGGGCCGTGCTGCCTGCCAACATCAACCACCCGGAATCGGAACCGATGATCATCGGCCGCAACTTCCTGGTGAAAATCAATACCAACATCGGCAACTCGGCCACCACGTCGAGCATCGACGAGGAAGTGGACAAGGCCGTGTGGAGCTGCAAATGGGGCGGCGACACGCTGATGGACCTGTCGACGGGTGCCAACATCCACGAGACACGCGAATGGATTGTGCGCAACTGTCCGGTACCGGTGGGCACCGTGCCCATCTACCAGGCACTGGAGAAGGTGAACGGCAAGGTAGAAGACCTGACATGGGAAATCTACCGCGACACCCTCATCGAGCAGTGCGAGCAGGGAGTGGACTACTTCACCATCCATGCCGGTATCCGCCGCCACAACGTGCACCTGGCCGACAAGCGTCTGTGCGGCATCGTGAGCCGCGGCGGAAGCATCATGAGCAAGTGGTGCCTCATCCACGACCAGGAATCGTTCCTCTACGAGCACTTCGACGACATCTGCGACATCCTGGCACAGTATGACGTGGCCGTGTCATTGGGCGACGGGTTGCGTCCGGGCTGTATCGCCGACGCCAACGACGAGGCACAGTTTGCCGAACTCGACACGATGGGCGAGCTGGTGACCCGTGCGTGGGCGAAGAACGTGCAGGCCTTCATCGAAGGTCCGGGACACGTGCCCTTGCACAAAATCCGCGAGAACATGGAGCGTCAAATCAGCCACTGCCACAACGCACCGTTCTACACCCTCGGCCCGCTGGTGACCGACATCGCCCCGGGATACGACCACATCACCTCGGCCATCGGTGCCGCACAAATCGGCTGGCTGGGTACGGCCATGCTGTGCTACGTCACCCCGAAGGAACATCTGGGTCTGCCCAACCGTGAAGACGTGCGTACGGGTGTCATCACCTACAAGATTGCCGCCCATGCGGCCGACCTGGCCAAAGGTCATCCGGGCGCACAAATCCGCGACAATGCCCTGAGCAAGGCCCGCTACGAGTTCCGCTGGCGCGACCAGTTCCACCTGAGCCTCGACCCCGACCGTGCGCTGGAATACTTCAACGAGGGACGTCACACCGACGGCGAGTACTGCACCATGTGTGGTCCGAACTTCTGTGCGATGAAACTCAGCCGCGACCTGAAAACAATTAATAATGAATAA
- a CDS encoding thiazole synthase, with amino-acid sequence MKKLMIAGKEFDSRLFLGTGKFNSNQVMEEAILASGTQMVTVAMKRIELENKEDDMLKHIIHPHIQLLPNTSGVRTAEEAVFAAQMAREAFGTNWLKLEIHPDPRYLLPDSTETLKATEELVKLGFVVLPYCQADPTLCKRLEEAGAATVMPLAAPIGTNKGLQTRDFLRIIIEQSNVPVVVDAGIGAPSHAAEAMEMGADACLVNTAIAVAGNPVEMAIAFKEAVIAGRRAYEAGLGVQADNLVASASSPLTSFLNE; translated from the coding sequence ATGAAGAAACTAATGATTGCGGGAAAAGAATTCGACTCCCGCCTGTTCCTGGGAACAGGAAAATTCAACTCCAACCAAGTCATGGAAGAAGCCATTCTCGCTTCCGGCACCCAGATGGTGACCGTCGCCATGAAACGCATCGAACTTGAGAACAAGGAAGACGACATGCTGAAACATATCATCCACCCGCATATCCAACTCCTTCCGAACACCTCCGGCGTGCGCACCGCAGAAGAAGCCGTGTTCGCCGCACAGATGGCCCGCGAAGCCTTCGGCACCAACTGGCTGAAACTGGAAATCCACCCCGACCCGCGCTACCTGTTGCCCGACTCTACCGAAACCCTGAAGGCTACGGAAGAGCTCGTGAAACTCGGTTTCGTGGTATTGCCCTACTGCCAGGCCGACCCGACCCTCTGCAAGCGTCTGGAAGAAGCCGGAGCCGCTACGGTGATGCCGCTGGCTGCCCCCATCGGTACGAACAAGGGATTGCAGACCCGCGACTTCCTGCGCATCATCATCGAGCAGAGCAACGTGCCGGTGGTAGTGGATGCCGGTATCGGAGCTCCGAGCCATGCCGCTGAAGCCATGGAGATGGGTGCCGACGCCTGTCTGGTGAACACCGCCATCGCCGTTGCCGGAAACCCGGTGGAAATGGCCATCGCCTTCAAGGAGGCCGTCATCGCCGGACGCCGTGCCTACGAAGCCGGACTGGGCGTGCAGGCCGACAACCTGGTGGCTTCCGCTTCCTCTCCCCTCACTTCTTTCTTGAATGAGTAA
- a CDS encoding thiamine phosphate synthase, with the protein MDMNHFKLQFITHFTDTYSYLDSARMALEGGCRWVQLRMKHASDEETEAVAVEVQKLCHTYGATFLIDDRVELVRKLKADGVHLGKNDMPIAEARKILGRDFLIGGTANTFDDVRAHYEAGADYIGCGPFRFTTTKEKLSPILGLEGYRSIVQQMKAEGIHLPIVAIGGITLDDIPAILQTGVTGIALSGTILRAENPVEETRRIVSQLKMNNE; encoded by the coding sequence ATGGACATGAATCATTTCAAGCTGCAGTTCATCACGCATTTCACCGACACGTATTCGTATCTTGACTCGGCCCGCATGGCCCTCGAAGGGGGCTGCCGCTGGGTACAGCTGCGCATGAAGCATGCCTCCGACGAAGAGACGGAAGCCGTGGCTGTGGAGGTACAGAAACTGTGCCACACGTACGGGGCCACCTTCCTCATCGACGACCGGGTGGAACTGGTGCGCAAGCTGAAGGCCGACGGGGTACACCTGGGCAAGAACGACATGCCGATAGCCGAAGCGCGGAAAATCCTGGGCAGGGACTTCCTCATCGGGGGCACCGCCAACACGTTCGACGACGTACGGGCCCACTATGAAGCCGGTGCCGACTACATCGGTTGCGGCCCCTTCCGCTTCACCACCACCAAAGAGAAGCTCAGCCCCATCCTCGGCCTCGAAGGATACCGTTCCATCGTACAGCAAATGAAGGCGGAAGGCATCCACCTGCCCATCGTCGCCATCGGGGGCATCACCCTGGATGACATCCCCGCCATCCTGCAGACCGGTGTGACAGGCATCGCCCTGAGCGGCACCATCCTGCGGGCAGAGAATCCGGTGGAAGAAACGAGAAGAATCGTGAGTCAATTAAAAATGAATAATGAATAA
- the thiS gene encoding sulfur carrier protein ThiS codes for MKVLVNNKETELTQGQHIAALAQQLELPAQGVAIALHNRMIPRAEWEHTVLKEGDSLVIIKAACGG; via the coding sequence ATGAAAGTACTGGTAAACAACAAAGAGACTGAACTTACACAAGGTCAGCACATTGCCGCACTGGCACAGCAACTGGAGCTTCCGGCACAGGGAGTGGCCATCGCGCTGCATAACCGCATGATTCCGCGTGCGGAATGGGAACACACCGTCCTGAAGGAGGGCGACAGTCTGGTCATCATCAAAGCCGCTTGTGGAGGATGA
- a CDS encoding metallophosphoesterase encodes MIEYHPYDLDIDGETDVNRRHIEQIEEATRGKEEIRFAVISDTQRWYDETEDAVEALNRRGDLDFVVHTGDLSDFGLKLEFEKQRDILNGLNVPYVCLLGNHDCLATGLDVYRKIFGTEDFAFTAGNVRFLCLNTNALEFDNSSAVPNIQYIRDEIDNVPEGVEKTVVAMHAGPFSEQFNNNLAEYFQYYLRQMPDLQFCVYGHGHNISVDDFFDDGILYYECTCAKKRAYLLFTLNADGYAYEVVDF; translated from the coding sequence ATGATTGAATATCATCCGTACGACCTGGACATCGACGGGGAGACGGACGTGAACCGCCGCCACATCGAACAAATCGAGGAGGCTACCCGGGGGAAAGAGGAAATCCGGTTTGCCGTAATCAGCGACACACAACGCTGGTACGACGAGACGGAGGATGCCGTGGAGGCGCTGAACCGACGGGGCGACCTGGACTTCGTGGTCCACACGGGCGACTTGTCCGACTTCGGCCTGAAGCTGGAGTTCGAGAAGCAGCGCGACATTCTCAACGGACTGAACGTGCCTTACGTCTGTCTGCTGGGCAACCACGACTGTCTGGCTACGGGACTCGACGTGTACCGTAAAATATTCGGCACGGAGGATTTTGCCTTCACCGCCGGCAACGTAAGGTTTCTCTGCCTGAACACCAACGCCCTGGAGTTCGACAATTCGTCGGCTGTGCCCAACATCCAGTATATCCGCGATGAAATCGACAATGTGCCCGAGGGGGTGGAAAAAACCGTGGTGGCCATGCATGCGGGCCCCTTCTCCGAGCAGTTCAACAACAACCTGGCGGAGTATTTCCAGTATTACCTGCGGCAGATGCCCGACCTGCAATTCTGTGTCTACGGCCACGGACACAACATCAGTGTGGATGATTTCTTCGACGACGGCATCCTGTACTACGAATGTACCTGCGCCAAGAAGCGTGCCTACCTGTTATTCACCCTTAATGCCGACGGCTATGCGTATGAAGTGGTCGATTTTTAA
- a CDS encoding cupin domain-containing protein, with translation MKQIQQIAAGAHFSAVSTGSFSELNEYVLPVAPEMEIQGKVFMGQALQATGAEISFQSFAPGKETGFLHTHQTHEELYIFVSGKGEFQVDGKVFPVAEGSVVRVAPEGKRSVRNNGTEPLVMICVQYKANAFTAQDATDGQILQEPVKW, from the coding sequence ATGAAACAGATTCAGCAAATTGCAGCAGGCGCACATTTTTCCGCCGTATCCACAGGTTCATTCAGCGAATTGAACGAGTATGTATTGCCGGTAGCTCCGGAAATGGAAATCCAGGGAAAGGTGTTCATGGGACAGGCGTTGCAGGCCACGGGCGCGGAAATCTCGTTCCAGTCGTTCGCCCCGGGAAAGGAGACCGGCTTCCTTCACACGCACCAGACGCACGAGGAACTGTATATCTTCGTGAGCGGAAAGGGAGAATTTCAGGTAGACGGGAAGGTATTCCCCGTGGCGGAAGGAAGCGTGGTGCGCGTGGCTCCCGAAGGCAAGCGCTCGGTGCGAAACAATGGTACGGAACCGCTGGTGATGATTTGCGTGCAGTACAAGGCGAACGCGTTCACTGCGCAGGATGCCACCGACGGACAGATTCTGCAGGAGCCGGTGAAGTGGTAA
- a CDS encoding ester cyclase, with amino-acid sequence MMKNEVTPEQASVLEKNKQVMQQFIRFINTGDRSVGEAIIAPEVIFYAPTSPEPLHGFEGYMDVLRMMRGAMPDVQWKAEEVIAEGDKVMIRFTMSGTQTQPFMGMPATGKPVRVTAMNIYELKDGKIVREHGVPDLFSMLMQLGMLPAPGSK; translated from the coding sequence ATGATGAAAAATGAAGTAACTCCCGAACAGGCATCCGTCCTGGAAAAAAACAAACAAGTCATGCAACAGTTTATCCGCTTCATCAACACGGGCGACCGCTCGGTAGGTGAAGCCATTATTGCCCCCGAAGTGATTTTCTATGCCCCCACATCACCGGAGCCGCTGCACGGTTTTGAAGGTTATATGGACGTGCTCCGCATGATGCGCGGTGCCATGCCCGATGTACAGTGGAAAGCCGAAGAAGTCATTGCAGAAGGCGACAAGGTGATGATTCGTTTCACGATGAGCGGCACCCAGACCCAGCCTTTCATGGGCATGCCCGCCACCGGCAAACCCGTCCGTGTGACGGCCATGAACATCTACGAGCTGAAAGACGGCAAGATTGTCCGCGAACACGGTGTGCCCGACCTCTTCAGCATGCTGATGCAGCTCGGCATGCTGCCTGCACCGGGAAGCAAGTGA
- a CDS encoding helix-turn-helix domain-containing protein has protein sequence MRKKEEKNTIIEICPVRNVIARFGNKWALLVILILSEHEVLRFSELGKLIPDVSSRVLSGTLRTLEADGLVNRKVYPEVPPKVEYSLTETGHSLVPFIVQLTDWAQKHLKSIMKHREEFEAAEEE, from the coding sequence ATGAGAAAGAAGGAAGAAAAGAATACCATTATCGAAATCTGCCCGGTGCGGAACGTGATTGCCCGCTTCGGCAACAAATGGGCTTTGCTGGTCATTCTGATTTTAAGCGAGCACGAGGTGCTGCGTTTCAGCGAGCTGGGGAAACTGATTCCGGATGTGTCGTCGCGGGTACTGTCGGGCACGCTCCGTACGCTGGAGGCCGACGGACTGGTGAACCGGAAGGTGTATCCCGAGGTGCCGCCCAAGGTGGAGTACAGCCTGACGGAGACGGGACACTCGCTGGTGCCTTTCATCGTCCAGCTGACCGACTGGGCACAGAAGCATCTCAAATCAATCATGAAACACCGGGAGGAGTTCGAAGCTGCCGAAGAAGAGTAG
- a CDS encoding DNA adenine methylase — protein sequence MLFTETKYLDYKFPVPQYLGAKYIHRGWIAQYIPDNAETVLDAFSGSQSVAYMFKQMGKRVITNDFLNFNNMIGKALIENPGHTLEKEDIDILFSGNTNPVEFNLMEKLFSGLFFVSEEAAFADGFRSNVSRLNNPYKQALALAVMCRSMTRKVTMGHFAHTQALVYAADPARIKRNRSLIRPLKELFMELLPEYNAAVFDNFQKNVSYNENILDLLPKLTDVDLVYFDPPYCNSHADYQSFYHLLETFVEYWKDKEFVNGTKRYEPKKYSGFDKNSEALGNLQLMFERAAHIPVWLVSYNDRSFPDIDTMIQMIEPYRKVKVERKVYHAGRGGKGSVAGSHEILFVCTTK from the coding sequence ATGCTTTTCACAGAAACAAAATATTTAGACTATAAATTCCCTGTACCTCAATATCTAGGGGCGAAATATATTCATAGAGGATGGATTGCTCAATATATTCCAGATAATGCGGAAACCGTTTTAGATGCTTTTTCAGGTTCGCAGTCTGTCGCATATATGTTTAAACAAATGGGGAAAAGGGTTATCACGAATGATTTTCTGAATTTCAATAACATGATAGGAAAAGCATTGATTGAGAATCCAGGACATACGCTTGAAAAAGAAGATATAGATATTCTTTTTTCGGGAAATACCAATCCTGTGGAGTTTAATTTGATGGAAAAATTATTCTCTGGCTTATTTTTTGTTTCAGAGGAAGCTGCCTTTGCCGATGGTTTTCGTAGCAATGTTTCCCGATTGAATAATCCTTATAAACAAGCCTTGGCTTTGGCAGTAATGTGTCGGAGTATGACACGAAAGGTTACAATGGGGCATTTTGCACATACTCAGGCTTTGGTATATGCCGCAGATCCTGCCCGTATCAAGCGAAACAGGAGTCTGATACGTCCTTTAAAAGAATTGTTTATGGAGTTGCTCCCTGAATATAATGCAGCTGTGTTTGACAATTTTCAGAAGAATGTCAGCTACAATGAGAATATTTTGGATCTTCTTCCTAAGTTGACAGATGTAGACTTAGTATATTTTGATCCACCCTATTGTAACAGTCATGCAGATTACCAGTCTTTTTACCATCTATTGGAGACGTTTGTAGAATATTGGAAGGACAAAGAATTCGTAAATGGGACCAAGCGGTATGAGCCTAAAAAATATAGTGGATTTGACAAGAACAGTGAAGCACTTGGAAATTTGCAATTGATGTTTGAGCGTGCAGCCCATATTCCTGTATGGCTTGTCAGCTACAATGACCGGAGTTTTCCGGACATAGATACGATGATACAAATGATTGAGCCTTATCGTAAAGTAAAAGTCGAAAGAAAAGTATATCATGCGGGTCGTGGAGGTAAAGGTAGTGTGGCCGGTAGTCATGAAATCCTTTTTGTGTGTACAACCAAGTAA